Proteins encoded within one genomic window of Pseudomonas cannabina:
- a CDS encoding ABC transporter permease subunit — protein sequence MDGIFLQQMINGLTLGSVYGLIAIGYTMVYGIIGMINFAHGDVYMISAYLAAIGLAVLSFFGVESFPFLILGTLVFTIVVTGVYGFVIERVAYKPLRNSTRLAPLISAIGISLILQNYAQISQGARQQGVPTLLEGAWRFEVGSGFVQITYTKIFILIAAFVGMGVLTYIIKYTKLGRMCRATQQDRKMASILGINTDRVISYVFIIGAAMAALAGVLITMNYGTFDFYAGFIIGIKAFTAAVLGGIGSLPGAMLGGLILGVAESQFSGLINSDYKDVFSFGLLVLILIFRPQGLLGRPLVAKV from the coding sequence ATGGACGGAATTTTCCTGCAACAAATGATCAACGGACTCACCCTCGGGTCGGTCTATGGCCTCATCGCCATCGGCTACACGATGGTGTACGGCATCATCGGCATGATCAACTTCGCCCACGGCGACGTGTACATGATTTCCGCCTACCTGGCCGCCATCGGTCTCGCGGTTTTGTCTTTCTTCGGCGTGGAATCCTTTCCATTCCTGATTCTCGGCACGCTGGTGTTCACCATCGTGGTGACCGGTGTCTACGGCTTCGTCATCGAGCGTGTGGCCTACAAGCCGCTGCGTAACTCGACCCGCCTGGCACCGCTGATCAGTGCCATCGGTATTTCCCTGATTCTGCAGAATTACGCGCAGATCAGTCAGGGCGCCCGCCAGCAAGGCGTGCCTACGCTGCTTGAAGGCGCGTGGCGCTTCGAAGTCGGCAGCGGCTTCGTGCAGATCACCTACACCAAGATCTTCATCCTCATCGCCGCGTTCGTCGGCATGGGCGTGCTGACCTACATCATCAAGTACACCAAGCTGGGCCGCATGTGCCGGGCCACGCAGCAAGACCGCAAGATGGCCTCGATCCTCGGCATCAACACCGACCGGGTCATTTCCTATGTGTTCATCATCGGCGCGGCCATGGCGGCGCTGGCCGGTGTGCTGATCACCATGAATTACGGCACGTTCGACTTCTATGCCGGCTTCATCATCGGCATCAAGGCGTTTACTGCGGCCGTGCTGGGTGGGATCGGTTCGTTGCCGGGTGCCATGCTGGGCGGTTTGATCCTGGGGGTTGCCGAGTCGCAGTTCTCCGGTCTGATCAACTCCGATTACAAAGACGTGTTCAGTTTCGGCCTGCTGGTGCTGATTCTGATCTTCCGTCCCCAAGGCCTGCTGGGTCGCCCACTCGTGGCGAAGGTATAA
- a CDS encoding SDR family oxidoreductase: MTSTVFITGATSGFGEACARRFAEAGWGLVLTGRRKDRLDALSAELSKQTKVHTLVLDVRDRKAMESAIAELPEAFASLRGLINNAGLALGIDPAPKCDLDDWDTMIDTNVKGLVYTTRLLLPRLIAHGRGASIVNLGSVAGNYPYPGGNVYGGTKAFVGQFSLNLRNDLIGTGVRVTNLEPGLCESEFSLVRFGGDQAKYDATYAGAEPIQPQDIADTIFWIMNTPAHVNINSLELMPVSQTWAGFAIDRNRG; encoded by the coding sequence ATGACTTCCACTGTATTTATCACGGGCGCCACTTCCGGTTTTGGCGAAGCCTGTGCGCGCCGTTTTGCCGAGGCGGGCTGGGGGCTGGTGCTGACCGGTCGCCGCAAGGACCGTCTGGATGCCCTGAGCGCCGAGTTGTCGAAACAGACCAAGGTGCACACGCTGGTGCTGGATGTGCGCGACCGCAAGGCGATGGAGAGCGCCATCGCTGAGTTGCCTGAAGCCTTCGCCAGCCTTCGCGGCCTGATCAACAATGCCGGTCTGGCGCTGGGGATCGATCCTGCGCCGAAGTGCGATCTGGATGACTGGGACACCATGATCGACACCAACGTGAAGGGCCTTGTTTACACCACCCGTCTGTTGCTGCCGCGCCTGATTGCGCATGGTCGCGGGGCGAGCATCGTCAACCTGGGTTCAGTGGCCGGTAACTACCCGTATCCGGGCGGCAACGTGTATGGCGGCACCAAGGCATTCGTCGGTCAGTTTTCGCTGAACCTGCGCAACGATCTGATCGGCACCGGTGTGCGTGTGACCAATCTGGAGCCGGGGCTGTGCGAGAGCGAGTTTTCGCTGGTGCGCTTCGGCGGTGATCAGGCCAAGTACGACGCCACCTATGCGGGCGCCGAGCCGATCCAGCCGCAGGACATCGCTGACACGATTTTCTGGATCATGAACACGCCAGCGCACGTCAACATCAACAGTCTCGAACTGATGCCCGTCAGCCAGACCTGGGCCGGTTTTGCGATTGACCGCAATCGCGGCTGA
- the livM gene encoding high-affinity branched-chain amino acid ABC transporter permease LivM, giving the protein MSAPDAVPVSKPVEIKKSLIDAVVAGLLALIVFGPIVGIVLDGYSFNLQPTRVAWLVGVVMIGRFLISLFLQTPRGLRVSQSFESSDSGVHVLKPDHRSRLYWIIPLLIVIAIVFPIFANKYILTVVILGLIYVLLGLGLNIVVGLAGLLDLGYVAFYAIGAYGLALGYQYLGLGFWSALPLAAIAAALAGCILGFPVLRMHGDYLAIVTLGFGEIIRLVLNNWLSFTGGPNGVPVPAPTFLGLEFGRRAKDGGVPIHEYFGFDYNPDLKFIFIYAVLFLVVLAVLFIKHRLTRMPIGRAWEALREDEIACRSMGLNHVLVKLSAFTIGASTAGLAGVFFASYQGFVNPTSFTFFESALILAIVVLGGMGSTVGVVIAAFVLTVAPELLRSFSEYRVLLFGILMVLMMIWRPRGLIRISRTGVKPRKGALVTEGAAR; this is encoded by the coding sequence ATGTCCGCTCCTGATGCTGTTCCAGTTTCCAAACCTGTTGAAATCAAGAAGAGTCTGATAGACGCCGTGGTCGCCGGGTTGCTGGCGCTGATCGTGTTCGGCCCCATCGTCGGGATCGTGCTCGATGGCTACAGCTTCAACCTGCAGCCGACCCGCGTGGCCTGGCTGGTGGGCGTGGTCATGATCGGTCGCTTTCTGATCAGTCTGTTTCTGCAAACACCCAGAGGCCTGCGTGTTTCCCAGAGCTTCGAAAGCTCCGACTCCGGCGTGCATGTGCTCAAACCGGATCATCGATCACGCTTGTACTGGATCATTCCGCTGCTGATCGTGATTGCCATCGTGTTCCCGATCTTCGCCAACAAGTACATTCTGACCGTGGTCATCCTCGGTCTGATCTACGTGCTGCTCGGCCTGGGTCTGAACATCGTGGTCGGTCTGGCGGGGCTGCTCGACCTTGGCTACGTGGCGTTTTACGCCATCGGTGCTTATGGTCTGGCGCTGGGCTATCAGTATCTGGGCCTGGGCTTCTGGTCGGCGTTACCGCTGGCGGCGATTGCGGCGGCGCTGGCCGGATGCATTCTCGGCTTCCCGGTGTTGCGCATGCATGGCGACTATCTGGCCATCGTGACCCTCGGGTTCGGCGAGATCATTCGCCTGGTGCTGAATAACTGGCTGTCGTTCACCGGCGGCCCGAATGGTGTGCCGGTGCCCGCGCCCACCTTCCTCGGGCTGGAGTTCGGCCGACGCGCCAAGGATGGCGGGGTGCCGATCCATGAATATTTCGGCTTCGATTACAACCCGGACCTGAAATTCATCTTCATCTACGCCGTGCTGTTCCTGGTCGTGCTGGCAGTGTTGTTCATCAAGCATCGCCTGACGCGCATGCCGATCGGGCGTGCCTGGGAAGCCTTGCGCGAGGACGAGATCGCCTGTCGTTCGATGGGCCTCAATCACGTGCTGGTCAAGCTGTCGGCGTTCACGATTGGCGCATCGACAGCAGGCCTTGCAGGGGTGTTTTTTGCCAGCTACCAGGGCTTCGTCAACCCGACCTCATTCACATTTTTCGAGTCGGCGCTGATTCTGGCGATTGTGGTGCTGGGCGGCATGGGCTCGACCGTCGGTGTGGTGATCGCCGCGTTCGTGCTGACCGTTGCGCCTGAACTGCTGCGCAGCTTCTCCGAGTACCGCGTGCTGCTGTTCGGGATTCTGATGGTGCTGATGATGATCTGGCGACCACGCGGCCTGATTCGCATCAGCCGCACCGGGGTGAAACCGCGCAAAGGCGCGCTGGTGACAGAGGGGGCTGCGCGATGA
- a CDS encoding ABC transporter ATP-binding protein → MSTEVILSVEHLMMHFGGIKALSDVSLKVRRNSIFALIGPNGAGKTTVFNCLTGFYKATGGRIELHTRGKTINVIRLLGEPFKATDFVSPKSFLSRVYYKMFGGTHLVNRAGLARTFQNIRLFKEMSVVENLLVAQHMWVNRSLISGILNTKGYRKAEEDALDTAFYWLEVVDLVDCANRLAGELSYGQQRRLEIARAMCTRPQVICLDEPAAGLNPQETEALSGMIRLLRDEHDMTIVLIEHDMGMVMGISDDIVVLDHGNVIAMGGPEQIRNDPKVIAAYLGADEEELV, encoded by the coding sequence ATGAGCACTGAAGTGATTCTCTCCGTCGAGCACCTGATGATGCACTTTGGCGGCATCAAGGCCCTTAGCGACGTCAGCCTCAAGGTCCGTCGCAATTCGATCTTCGCCCTGATCGGCCCCAACGGCGCGGGCAAGACCACGGTCTTCAACTGCCTGACCGGTTTCTACAAGGCCACCGGCGGACGCATCGAACTGCACACCCGCGGCAAGACCATCAACGTGATCCGGCTGCTGGGCGAACCCTTCAAGGCCACCGACTTCGTGTCGCCGAAAAGCTTCCTCAGCCGTGTGTACTACAAGATGTTTGGCGGCACTCACCTGGTCAACCGGGCCGGGCTGGCGCGTACCTTCCAGAACATTCGCCTGTTCAAGGAAATGTCGGTGGTCGAGAACCTGCTGGTTGCCCAGCACATGTGGGTCAACCGCAGCCTGATCAGCGGGATTCTCAACACCAAGGGCTATCGCAAGGCCGAAGAGGACGCGCTCGATACCGCGTTCTACTGGCTGGAGGTGGTCGATCTGGTGGACTGCGCCAACCGTCTGGCTGGCGAGTTGTCCTACGGCCAGCAACGTCGGCTGGAGATCGCCCGCGCCATGTGCACGCGGCCGCAGGTGATCTGCCTGGATGAGCCTGCTGCCGGCCTCAACCCGCAGGAAACCGAGGCACTCAGCGGCATGATTCGTCTGCTGCGTGACGAGCACGACATGACCATCGTGCTGATCGAGCACGACATGGGCATGGTCATGGGGATTTCCGACGATATTGTGGTGCTCGACCATGGCAACGTGATTGCGATGGGCGGGCCGGAACAGATCCGTAACGATCCGAAGGTGATCGCTGCGTACCTGGGCGCTGATGAAGAGGAGTTGGTATGA
- a CDS encoding transglutaminase family protein produces the protein MSAFYQIFHDTHYKYDTPVSLAQQLAHLWPRSSPWQRCTEQELEIFPTPTTRRDELDVFGNPLTRLAFERPHDELQVNARLRVEVLERPFLDFNLSPEWEVTRSALTYSAKPMTEDILDACRYRFESPYVHLKRSFVEFSQACFPAGRPLLLGVQALMEKIFSEFTFDEEATQVATPLVEVLERKRGVCQDFAHLMLACLRSRGLAARYVSGYLLTQPPPGQPRLIGADASHAWVSVFCPASGWVDFDPTNNVQPALEHISLAWGRDFSDVSPLRGVILGGGTHDPEVRVTVMPVSA, from the coding sequence ATGAGTGCTTTTTACCAGATTTTCCACGACACCCATTACAAGTACGACACCCCGGTGTCCCTGGCTCAGCAGCTGGCGCATCTGTGGCCGCGCAGCAGTCCGTGGCAGCGCTGCACTGAACAGGAACTGGAGATTTTCCCGACGCCTACTACGCGTCGCGATGAACTGGACGTGTTCGGCAACCCGCTGACCCGTCTGGCGTTCGAGCGTCCGCATGATGAGTTGCAGGTCAACGCCCGGCTGCGCGTCGAGGTGCTGGAACGGCCGTTTCTGGACTTCAATCTGTCGCCGGAATGGGAAGTGACCCGCAGTGCGTTGACCTACAGCGCCAAGCCGATGACCGAAGACATTCTGGACGCCTGCCGCTATCGCTTCGAATCGCCCTACGTGCACCTGAAGCGTTCGTTCGTCGAGTTTTCGCAAGCGTGTTTCCCCGCCGGTCGACCTTTGCTGCTCGGTGTGCAGGCCTTGATGGAGAAGATCTTCAGCGAATTCACGTTCGATGAAGAGGCGACGCAGGTCGCCACGCCGCTGGTGGAAGTGCTGGAACGCAAGCGCGGTGTCTGTCAAGACTTCGCCCACCTGATGCTGGCCTGCCTGCGCTCGCGCGGGCTGGCGGCGCGCTACGTGAGTGGCTATCTGCTGACCCAGCCCCCGCCGGGTCAACCACGGTTGATCGGTGCAGATGCGTCGCACGCCTGGGTGTCGGTGTTCTGTCCGGCCTCCGGCTGGGTCGATTTCGACCCGACCAACAATGTACAGCCTGCGCTGGAACACATCAGCCTGGCCTGGGGTCGCGACTTCTCTGATGTGTCGCCGTTGAGGGGCGTGATTCTGGGCGGCGGCACGCATGATCCCGAGGTTAGGGTAACGGTAATGCCTGTCAGCGCCTAA
- the pncB gene encoding nicotinate phosphoribosyltransferase has protein sequence MSESAFSNRIVQSLLDTDFYKLTMMQAVLHNYPNVDVEWEFRCRNGEDLRPYRGEIKHQIELLCELSLTPEHLVFLERITFIKPDFLRFLGLFRFNTRYVKTTIENDELCIRLHGPWLHVILFEVPLLAIVSEVRNRHRYPDTLLSQARDRLYEKFEWLTSNATPDELAELKVADFGTRRRFSYRVQEEILGVLKNDFPGQFVGTSNVHLARQLDLKPLGTMAHEWIMAHQQLGPRLIDSQIAALDCWVREYRGLLGIALTDCITTDAFLNDFDLYFAKLFDGLRHDSGDPVKWAEKCIAHYQKLGIDPMSKTLVFSDGLNLQKSLEIFRALRGRINISFGIGTNLTADIPGIAPMNMVLKMTACAGQAVAKISDEPGKTQCKDPNFVAYLRHVFKVPALPTPEKPA, from the coding sequence ATGAGCGAGAGCGCCTTTTCCAATCGCATCGTGCAAAGCCTGCTCGATACCGATTTCTACAAGCTGACGATGATGCAGGCTGTCCTGCACAACTACCCCAACGTGGACGTCGAGTGGGAGTTTCGCTGCCGCAATGGCGAGGATCTTCGCCCCTACCGGGGTGAAATCAAGCACCAGATCGAGCTGCTGTGCGAGCTGTCCCTGACCCCTGAACATCTGGTCTTTCTGGAGCGTATCACTTTCATCAAGCCGGACTTCCTCAGGTTTCTCGGCCTGTTCCGCTTCAATACCCGCTATGTGAAAACCACGATCGAGAACGACGAACTGTGCATTCGCCTGCACGGGCCGTGGCTGCATGTGATCCTGTTCGAAGTGCCGTTGCTGGCCATTGTCAGCGAAGTGCGCAATCGGCACCGTTACCCGGACACCCTGCTGAGCCAGGCGCGGGATCGTTTGTATGAGAAGTTTGAATGGCTGACCAGCAATGCCACGCCGGATGAGCTGGCCGAACTGAAAGTGGCGGATTTCGGGACGCGCAGACGGTTTTCCTATCGCGTGCAGGAAGAAATTCTCGGCGTACTGAAAAACGATTTCCCGGGGCAATTTGTCGGCACCAGCAACGTGCACCTAGCGCGCCAGCTCGATCTGAAGCCGCTTGGCACGATGGCCCACGAATGGATCATGGCGCACCAGCAACTGGGGCCGCGCCTGATCGACAGCCAGATCGCCGCGCTGGATTGCTGGGTTCGCGAGTACCGCGGCCTGCTGGGCATCGCCCTGACGGACTGCATCACCACCGATGCCTTCCTGAACGACTTCGATCTGTACTTCGCCAAACTGTTCGACGGCTTGCGCCATGATTCGGGCGACCCGGTAAAGTGGGCCGAAAAATGCATCGCGCATTACCAGAAGCTCGGCATCGACCCGATGAGCAAGACGCTGGTATTTTCCGATGGCCTGAATCTGCAGAAGTCACTGGAGATTTTCCGTGCACTGCGCGGACGTATCAATATCAGTTTCGGTATCGGGACTAACCTGACCGCAGACATACCCGGCATTGCGCCGATGAACATGGTGCTGAAAATGACCGCCTGTGCCGGTCAGGCCGTAGCAAAGATTTCCGACGAGCCAGGCAAGACGCAATGCAAGGACCCGAACTTTGTCGCCTACCTGCGCCATGTGTTCAAGGTACCGGCTTTACCGACGCCTGAAAAACCCGCTTGA
- the nadE gene encoding ammonia-dependent NAD(+) synthetase yields the protein MHAVQRQIAEQLKVQPPFADQNALQAEVARRVNFIKECLQNARLKTLVLGISGGVDSLTAGLLAQRAVKELRASTGDDSYRFIAVRLPYVVQADEHEAQASVDFIEPDERHTINIGSSVKALAAEVKAFDGLPASAVDFVLGNTKARMRMVAQYTVAGAYQGLVIGTDHAAEAVMGFFTKFGDGACDLAPLSGLVKNQVRAIARHFGAPESLVEKVPTADLEDLSPGKPDEASHGVTYAEIDAFLHDEPVREEAFRIICETYAKTQHKRELPYAP from the coding sequence ATGCACGCCGTACAGCGCCAGATTGCTGAACAGCTCAAGGTCCAGCCACCTTTTGCGGACCAGAACGCGTTGCAGGCCGAAGTCGCCCGCCGCGTCAATTTCATCAAGGAGTGCCTGCAGAACGCACGCCTCAAGACGCTGGTGCTGGGTATCAGTGGCGGCGTCGACTCGCTGACCGCAGGCCTGCTGGCACAGCGCGCAGTCAAGGAGTTGCGCGCGAGCACCGGTGATGACAGCTACCGTTTCATTGCCGTGCGCCTGCCCTATGTGGTGCAAGCGGACGAGCATGAGGCTCAGGCTTCAGTGGATTTCATCGAGCCGGACGAACGCCACACCATCAACATTGGCTCCAGCGTCAAGGCGCTGGCTGCTGAGGTAAAGGCCTTCGACGGGCTGCCGGCCAGCGCTGTGGACTTTGTGCTCGGCAACACCAAGGCGCGCATGCGCATGGTCGCCCAGTACACCGTCGCCGGGGCTTATCAGGGGCTGGTGATCGGTACTGACCACGCCGCCGAAGCGGTCATGGGTTTCTTCACCAAATTCGGCGACGGCGCCTGCGACCTGGCCCCACTCAGTGGCCTGGTGAAAAACCAGGTACGCGCCATCGCTCGCCATTTCGGCGCACCGGAATCCCTGGTGGAAAAAGTCCCGACGGCGGACCTGGAAGACCTGTCACCCGGCAAACCGGATGAAGCCTCGCACGGCGTGACCTACGCCGAAATCGACGCCTTTCTGCACGACGAGCCCGTGCGTGAAGAAGCATTCCGGATCATTTGCGAAACCTACGCCAAGACCCAGCACAAGCGCGAACTGCCGTATGCGCCGTGA
- a CDS encoding ABC transporter ATP-binding protein, translating into MSKPILELKEIDVFYGPIQALKKVSLHINEGETVSLIGSNGAGKSTLLMSIFGQPRAANGQIIYQGTDITQKSSHYIASNGIAQSPEGRRVFPDMSVEENLMMGTIPIGDKHSAEDMQRMFELFPRLKERRNQRAMTMSGGEQQMLAIARALMSRPKLLLLDEPSLGLAPIIVKQIFSTLRELAATGMTIFLVEQNANHALRLSDRAYVIVNGEIRLSGTGQELLVNEEVRNAYLGGH; encoded by the coding sequence ATGAGCAAGCCGATCCTCGAACTGAAAGAGATCGATGTGTTTTACGGGCCGATTCAGGCCCTCAAGAAAGTCTCGCTGCACATCAATGAAGGCGAAACAGTGAGCCTGATCGGCTCCAACGGTGCGGGCAAATCCACGCTGCTGATGTCGATCTTCGGCCAGCCACGCGCTGCCAACGGGCAGATCATCTATCAGGGCACCGACATCACCCAGAAGTCCTCGCACTACATCGCTTCCAACGGCATTGCGCAGTCGCCGGAAGGGCGGCGGGTGTTCCCCGACATGTCGGTCGAGGAAAACCTGATGATGGGCACCATCCCGATTGGCGACAAGCATTCGGCTGAGGACATGCAGCGCATGTTTGAACTGTTTCCGCGTCTCAAGGAGCGCCGCAATCAGCGCGCCATGACGATGTCCGGTGGCGAACAGCAAATGCTCGCCATCGCCCGCGCATTGATGAGCCGCCCCAAGTTGCTGCTGCTTGACGAACCGAGCCTCGGTCTGGCGCCGATCATCGTCAAACAGATCTTCTCGACCCTGCGCGAACTGGCCGCCACCGGGATGACCATCTTTCTGGTCGAGCAGAATGCCAACCATGCGCTCAGGCTGTCGGACCGCGCTTACGTGATTGTCAACGGCGAGATCCGTTTGTCCGGCACAGGCCAGGAATTGCTGGTCAATGAAGAGGTCAGGAACGCTTATCTGGGCGGCCACTGA
- a CDS encoding LysR substrate-binding domain-containing protein has protein sequence MLNNRHLPSIAALQCFEAVTRHLSFTRAAEELNLTQSAVSKQVAQLGELVQHLLFQRVRRRLQLTPAGALYLAEVRKILTQIEMSTHFLRSYGGETEVLRVSTPSTFGARWLVPRLKGWRLRHPHIHLDLLNEQEPDDLIKGRCDVSFYFGQAAIPGAESVKLFGEQLVPVCSPDSLPDTPFTDPTQLSELVLLQNAFRPQAWHEWFESQGYHTDHSYHGPRFETFYMCIRAAQVGCGVALLPRFLVEEELAEGKLVIPWDYALPSTNSAYYLSYPEHTADVPKIRVFLQWMLEQLDQPPA, from the coding sequence ATGCTGAACAATCGCCATCTGCCGTCGATCGCCGCCCTGCAATGCTTTGAGGCGGTTACCCGGCATTTGAGCTTCACGCGTGCCGCCGAAGAACTGAACCTGACGCAAAGCGCAGTCAGCAAACAAGTCGCGCAGCTTGGAGAGTTGGTGCAGCACCTGCTCTTTCAGCGCGTACGTCGTCGCCTGCAACTGACGCCGGCGGGCGCGCTGTACCTGGCGGAGGTGCGCAAGATCCTCACGCAGATCGAGATGTCCACCCACTTTCTGCGCTCTTATGGTGGCGAAACCGAGGTCCTGCGGGTTTCGACGCCATCGACCTTCGGCGCCCGCTGGCTGGTGCCGCGCCTTAAAGGCTGGCGTCTGCGCCACCCGCACATTCACCTGGACCTGCTGAACGAGCAGGAGCCCGATGATTTGATCAAGGGCCGTTGCGATGTGTCGTTCTATTTCGGTCAGGCCGCCATTCCCGGCGCAGAAAGTGTGAAGCTGTTCGGCGAGCAACTGGTGCCGGTGTGTTCACCCGACAGCCTGCCTGATACCCCCTTCACCGACCCGACCCAATTGAGCGAGCTGGTCCTGTTGCAGAACGCCTTCCGCCCGCAGGCCTGGCATGAGTGGTTCGAAAGTCAGGGTTATCACACCGACCACAGCTATCACGGCCCGCGCTTTGAAACGTTCTACATGTGCATCCGCGCGGCTCAGGTCGGCTGTGGCGTTGCGCTGCTGCCGCGCTTTCTTGTCGAGGAAGAACTGGCCGAGGGCAAACTGGTGATTCCCTGGGATTACGCATTGCCCAGCACTAACAGCGCCTACTACCTGTCCTATCCGGAACACACCGCCGACGTGCCCAAAATCCGGGTTTTTCTACAATGGATGCTGGAACAGTTGGATCAACCGCCAGCTTAA
- a CDS encoding branched-chain amino acid ABC transporter substrate-binding protein, which translates to MKVPTKKISSGAPLLSHTFYRKGFLAIAVATALGVSSFAQADVKIGVAGPMTGANASFGQQYMKGAQAAADAINKAGGVNGEKIILVAGDDACEPKQAVAVANRLVDQEKVIGVVGHFCSSSTIPASEIYGDAGVIAITPGSTNPAVTERGLKEMFRMCGRDDQQGIVAGDYIVDVLKGKKVAVINDKDTYGKGLADATAKQLTARGVKPILEEGLTRGEKDFSALVTKIRSVGADVVYFGGLHPEAGPLVRQMREQGLKDVKFMSDDGVVTDELVTTAGGAQYVDGVYMTFGADPRALPDSKAVVDEFRKAGYEPEGYTLYAYASIQALAAGFNGAKSNKSDKAAEWLKANPVKTVMGEKAWDAKGDLKVSDYVVYQWDATGKYKQLEKQK; encoded by the coding sequence ATGAAAGTGCCAACTAAAAAAATATCCTCAGGAGCACCACTTCTGTCGCATACGTTTTACAGGAAAGGTTTTCTGGCAATCGCAGTGGCAACTGCGTTGGGCGTGTCTTCGTTTGCACAGGCGGACGTGAAAATCGGTGTGGCAGGGCCAATGACGGGCGCTAACGCATCGTTCGGTCAGCAATACATGAAAGGTGCGCAAGCTGCCGCCGACGCAATCAACAAGGCGGGTGGTGTAAATGGGGAGAAAATCATTCTGGTCGCAGGTGATGATGCCTGTGAGCCAAAGCAGGCAGTCGCGGTTGCCAACCGCCTCGTCGACCAGGAAAAAGTGATTGGTGTCGTCGGGCACTTCTGCTCTTCGTCGACCATCCCGGCTTCGGAGATCTATGGCGATGCAGGCGTGATTGCCATCACCCCTGGCTCGACCAACCCGGCAGTGACCGAGCGCGGCCTGAAAGAAATGTTCCGCATGTGCGGTCGTGATGACCAGCAGGGTATCGTTGCAGGCGACTACATCGTCGACGTGCTCAAGGGCAAGAAAGTCGCGGTCATCAATGACAAGGACACTTACGGCAAGGGCCTCGCCGACGCAACGGCCAAGCAACTGACGGCGCGTGGCGTCAAGCCGATACTCGAGGAAGGTCTGACCCGTGGCGAGAAAGATTTCAGCGCTCTGGTCACGAAGATTCGTTCGGTTGGCGCTGATGTCGTGTACTTCGGTGGTCTGCACCCGGAAGCCGGTCCACTGGTTCGCCAGATGCGCGAGCAGGGCCTCAAGGATGTCAAGTTCATGTCTGACGACGGCGTCGTGACTGACGAACTGGTCACCACCGCAGGCGGTGCACAGTACGTCGATGGCGTGTACATGACCTTTGGCGCCGACCCGCGCGCACTGCCGGACAGCAAGGCCGTTGTGGATGAATTCCGCAAGGCCGGTTACGAGCCTGAAGGCTACACCCTCTATGCTTACGCCTCCATACAGGCCCTGGCTGCCGGTTTCAATGGCGCCAAGTCCAACAAGAGCGACAAGGCCGCCGAGTGGCTCAAGGCCAACCCGGTCAAGACCGTCATGGGTGAAAAAGCCTGGGATGCCAAAGGTGACCTGAAAGTCTCCGACTACGTGGTTTACCAGTGGGACGCCACCGGCAAATACAAGCAACTCGAAAAACAGAAGTGA
- the azu gene encoding azurin, protein MIRKLVAISLLSLASGQLLAAECSATIDSTDQMMYDTKAIQIDKSCKEFTLKLTHSGSLPKNVMGHNWVLSKKADAGAITTDGMSVGIDKDYVKPDDTRVIAHTKIIGAGENDSVTFDVSKLDPTEEYEFFCTFPGHISMMKGAVTLK, encoded by the coding sequence ATGATTCGCAAGCTTGTAGCGATTTCGCTGTTGTCGTTGGCCAGTGGCCAGTTGTTGGCTGCCGAGTGCAGCGCCACAATCGATTCGACCGATCAGATGATGTATGACACCAAAGCCATCCAGATCGACAAGAGCTGCAAGGAATTCACCCTCAAATTGACCCACTCCGGCAGCTTGCCGAAGAACGTCATGGGGCATAACTGGGTACTGAGCAAAAAAGCCGACGCCGGCGCGATCACCACTGACGGCATGTCGGTTGGCATCGACAAAGACTATGTGAAACCGGACGACACCCGCGTCATCGCCCACACCAAAATCATCGGTGCCGGTGAAAACGACTCGGTAACGTTTGACGTATCGAAGCTCGATCCGACGGAGGAATATGAGTTCTTCTGCACCTTCCCGGGGCACATCAGCATGATGAAAGGCGCTGTGACGCTCAAGTAA